A stretch of Flavobacterium sp. N2270 DNA encodes these proteins:
- the uvrC gene encoding excinuclease ABC subunit UvrC — protein sequence MSTTNLELQIQTLPDNPGVYQYFDKDDKILYVGKAKNLKKRVSSYFTKSHDNYKTSVLVKKIVSIKHIVVATESDALLLENNLIKKLQPRYNILLKDDKSYPWICIKNEPFSRIFPTRRVTKDGSEYYGPYTNFKIVNTILEMIKELYPLRTCNYDLSHANIKSGKYKVCLEYHIGNCKGPCEGFESLENYQKQVEAIRQILKGNFKDSLKEFKIQMKAFAEDMEFEAAQKIKEKIQVLESYQAKSTVLNPKLSNIDVFSIVSDEAMAYVNFLQISHGAIVRSHTMEIKKKLEETDEELLELAVVELRERFKLLSREIILPFPLSLGENLKITVPQLGDKRQILDLSIRNAKYYRMDQLKQIKIVDPDRHTNRIMAQMKKDLRLSVEPRHIECFDNSNIQGTNPVAACVVFKDGKPSKKDYRHFNIKTVEGPDDFASMEEVVYRRYKRLLDEKEPLPQLIIIDGGKGQLSSALKSLDDLGLRGKIAIVGIAKRLEELFYPEDPIPLYLDKKSETLKIIQFLRNEAHRFGITHHRDKRSKAALTNSLESIPGIGEKTMITLLKHFKSVKRMQLATEKEISEVVGLSKAKKITDFYKTIQQ from the coding sequence ATGTCTACTACAAATCTCGAGCTTCAAATACAAACTTTGCCCGACAATCCTGGCGTTTATCAATATTTTGATAAAGACGACAAGATTTTATATGTTGGTAAAGCAAAGAATTTAAAAAAAAGAGTTTCGAGTTATTTTACTAAAAGTCACGATAATTATAAAACCAGTGTTTTAGTAAAAAAAATAGTTTCCATTAAACACATTGTTGTTGCCACTGAATCAGATGCATTGTTGTTGGAAAATAATTTGATTAAGAAACTTCAACCACGATATAATATTCTTTTAAAAGATGATAAATCCTATCCATGGATTTGCATTAAAAACGAACCCTTTTCAAGAATATTTCCAACAAGAAGAGTTACAAAAGATGGTTCAGAATATTATGGTCCGTATACCAATTTTAAGATTGTCAATACGATTTTAGAAATGATTAAAGAATTATATCCTTTACGAACTTGCAACTATGATTTGTCACATGCTAATATAAAATCAGGAAAATATAAAGTTTGTTTAGAATATCATATTGGAAATTGTAAAGGTCCTTGTGAAGGTTTTGAGTCATTAGAAAATTACCAAAAACAAGTAGAAGCTATTCGACAAATTTTAAAAGGAAATTTTAAAGACAGTTTAAAAGAATTTAAAATTCAAATGAAAGCGTTTGCTGAAGATATGGAATTTGAAGCGGCTCAAAAAATCAAAGAAAAAATACAAGTTTTAGAAAGTTATCAGGCAAAATCAACAGTTTTAAATCCGAAATTATCTAATATTGATGTGTTTTCAATTGTTTCAGATGAAGCAATGGCTTATGTGAATTTCTTACAAATTTCTCACGGAGCAATTGTGCGTTCGCATACTATGGAAATTAAGAAAAAGCTAGAAGAAACTGATGAAGAGCTTTTAGAATTGGCAGTAGTTGAGCTTAGAGAACGTTTTAAATTATTGTCGCGCGAAATTATTTTACCATTTCCACTTTCATTGGGAGAAAATTTAAAAATTACAGTTCCGCAATTAGGTGATAAACGACAAATCTTAGATTTATCCATTCGAAATGCTAAATATTATCGAATGGATCAATTGAAACAAATTAAAATTGTAGATCCAGATAGGCATACCAATAGAATTATGGCTCAAATGAAGAAAGATTTACGTCTTTCGGTTGAACCAAGACACATAGAGTGTTTCGATAATTCTAATATTCAAGGAACAAACCCTGTAGCGGCTTGTGTAGTTTTTAAAGATGGAAAACCCAGTAAAAAAGATTACCGTCATTTTAACATCAAAACAGTGGAAGGTCCAGATGATTTCGCTTCCATGGAAGAAGTTGTTTATAGAAGATACAAACGTTTGCTCGATGAAAAAGAACCATTACCACAATTAATCATTATTGATGGAGGAAAAGGACAATTGTCTTCGGCTTTAAAAAGTTTAGACGATTTAGGTTTGCGTGGAAAAATTGCTATAGTTGGAATTGCAAAAAGACTTGAAGAATTGTTTTATCCAGAAGATCCCATTCCATTATATTTGGATAAAAAATCGGAGACTTTAAAAATCATTCAGTTTCTTAGAAATGAAGCGCATCGTTTTGGAATTACACATCATAGAGATAAAAGAAGTAAGGCAGCATTGACCAATTCATTAGAGTCTATTCCTGGAATTGGCGAAAAAACAATGATAACGTTACTAAAACATTTCAAAAGTGTTAAAAGAATGCAATTGGCAACGGAAAAAGAAATTTCAGAGGTCGTTGGGCTTTCTAAAGCAAAAAAAATTACCGACTTTTACAAAACAATACAACAATAA
- a CDS encoding homogentisate 1,2-dioxygenase has translation MPFYHKLGQIPPKRHTQFRKPSGDLYYEQLFGTVGFDGMSTNSYHEQRPTQVKEIRRQYNIAPKIAKANNIQSYRLRGFQVAPEDDYLESRKIVLTNSDCHIALAAPKKSTTEYFYKNTDSDEMIFIHRGTGKLRTIYGNLEFKYGDYLIIPRGIIYKIDFDTEDNRLFIVESHSPIYTPKQYRNWFGQLLEHSPYCERDIRRPYELETNDEKGEFLIKVKKKDEIFDMIYATHPFDVVGYDGFNYPYALSIHDFEPITGRIHLPPPIHQTFETNAFVICSFVPRLYDYHPLSIPAPYNHSNIDADEVLYYVDGDFMSRNDIEAGHISLHPAGIAHGPHPGAAERSIGKTETQELAVMVDTFKPLMVTEEAMKIADEKYYQSWLD, from the coding sequence ATGCCATTTTATCATAAATTAGGACAAATTCCACCAAAGAGACATACGCAATTCCGTAAACCAAGTGGCGATTTATATTACGAACAATTATTTGGAACAGTTGGTTTCGACGGTATGTCTACAAATTCGTATCACGAACAACGCCCTACGCAAGTAAAAGAAATTAGAAGACAATATAACATTGCTCCAAAAATTGCAAAAGCGAACAATATCCAATCATATAGATTAAGAGGTTTTCAAGTTGCTCCAGAAGATGATTATCTAGAAAGCAGGAAAATTGTCTTAACAAATTCCGATTGTCATATTGCTTTAGCAGCACCAAAAAAATCTACTACCGAATATTTTTATAAAAACACCGATTCAGATGAAATGATTTTTATTCATCGTGGAACAGGTAAATTAAGAACTATTTACGGAAACCTTGAGTTTAAATATGGAGATTATTTAATTATTCCTCGTGGAATTATTTATAAAATAGATTTCGATACAGAAGACAACCGTTTGTTTATTGTAGAATCTCATTCGCCAATTTACACACCAAAACAATATAGAAACTGGTTCGGACAATTGTTAGAACATTCTCCTTATTGTGAAAGAGATATTCGTCGTCCTTATGAATTAGAAACTAATGATGAAAAAGGCGAGTTTCTAATTAAAGTAAAAAAGAAAGACGAAATTTTTGACATGATTTATGCTACGCATCCGTTTGATGTAGTGGGTTATGATGGTTTTAATTATCCATATGCATTGTCCATTCATGATTTCGAACCTATAACGGGTAGAATTCATCTTCCACCGCCTATTCATCAAACTTTCGAAACAAATGCATTTGTAATTTGTTCGTTTGTTCCAAGATTATACGATTACCATCCATTATCAATTCCTGCTCCTTACAATCATAGTAATATTGATGCCGATGAGGTTTTATATTATGTAGATGGTGATTTTATGAGCCGAAATGATATTGAAGCAGGGCATATTTCTTTACATCCTGCAGGGATAGCTCACGGCCCACATCCAGGTGCAGCAGAGAGAAGTATTGGTAAAACAGAAACACAAGAATTAGCTGTAATGGTTGATACATTTAAGCCTTTAATGGTTACAGAAGAAGCAATGAAAATTGCAGATGAAAAATATTATCAA
- a CDS encoding patatin-like phospholipase family protein, which yields MKKLILLISLLMISQISFAQDSITTNKKPKIGLVLSGGGAKGLAHIGVLKVIDSLGIKVDYIGGTSMGAIIGGLYASGYSGKDLEYLFNHVDIEALLQDYTPRNSKSFYEKRNDEIYAVTLPFYKFKVGLPSGYSKGLYNFNLLSKLTLHVSDVDDFSKLKIPFFCIATDAETGEEVILDKGILAKALVTSGALPTLYSPIEIDGRLLIDGGVVNNYPVEELKKRGADFIIGVDVQDGLKNRDQLNDVTSLLGQINSYSMAEKMSKKIKQTDIYIKPDIKGYNVISFEKVGELIPKGEIAAKQALSTPALDKNKTTLLKDKIIVSNAIYISGIEINSLENFTRAYVMGKLKIKQNTIVSFEDLEKGVNNLNATQNFSSVFYSFKNVEDGTKLILELKEKKINRFLKFGLHYDDLFKSGALLNITQKKILVKNDVLSLDLILGDNFRYNLNYYIDNGFYWSFGINSRYSTFNKNIPSDFNNGVTLTTLGISSLNVDYSDLSNQLYLQTIFAQKFSIGGGAELKHLRIKSETLLNTNPIFDKSDYFSLFGYLKFDTFNQKYFPKKGAYFNGEIKSFVYSSDYNDDFENFSIVKGDVAVVQTFFKKIAVKLQSEAGFAIGEKSINSFDFALGGYGFASLNNFRPFLGYDFVSLLGDSYIKGSVVADYEIFKKHHIEFTANYANIGTNIFEDDTWVSKPMYSGYGVGYGFETIIGPIEVKHSWSPETGKHFTWFTVGFYF from the coding sequence ATGAAAAAGTTAATCTTGTTAATAAGCCTACTAATGATTTCCCAAATCAGCTTTGCACAAGATTCAATTACAACTAATAAAAAACCAAAAATTGGATTAGTTTTAAGTGGTGGTGGAGCCAAAGGACTTGCTCATATAGGTGTTTTAAAAGTAATTGATTCATTAGGAATAAAGGTTGATTATATTGGTGGGACAAGTATGGGCGCTATAATTGGGGGTTTATATGCTTCTGGTTATAGTGGTAAAGACTTAGAGTACTTATTCAACCATGTTGATATTGAAGCTTTGTTACAAGATTATACACCAAGAAACTCAAAGTCTTTTTATGAAAAAAGAAACGATGAAATTTACGCAGTAACCCTTCCTTTTTATAAATTTAAAGTTGGACTTCCTTCGGGTTATTCTAAAGGTCTTTATAACTTTAATTTACTTTCAAAATTAACCCTTCATGTTTCTGATGTTGATGATTTTAGTAAATTAAAAATCCCTTTTTTCTGTATCGCTACTGATGCTGAAACAGGAGAAGAAGTAATTTTAGATAAAGGTATTTTAGCAAAAGCATTAGTTACAAGTGGAGCTTTGCCAACTTTGTATAGTCCAATAGAAATCGATGGAAGACTTTTGATTGATGGAGGTGTTGTTAACAACTATCCTGTTGAGGAATTAAAGAAGAGAGGAGCTGACTTTATAATTGGGGTTGATGTACAAGATGGTTTAAAAAACAGAGATCAATTAAATGACGTTACAAGTTTGTTAGGCCAAATTAACAGCTACTCAATGGCTGAGAAAATGTCTAAAAAAATTAAACAAACGGATATATATATTAAACCAGATATTAAAGGTTATAATGTTATTTCTTTTGAGAAAGTAGGAGAATTAATTCCTAAAGGTGAAATTGCAGCTAAACAGGCGCTAAGTACACCTGCTTTAGATAAAAACAAAACTACTCTTTTGAAAGATAAAATTATTGTTTCAAATGCTATTTATATAAGCGGTATTGAGATAAATAGTCTTGAAAACTTCACCAGAGCATATGTTATGGGTAAGTTGAAAATCAAACAAAACACTATTGTGTCTTTTGAAGATCTTGAAAAAGGGGTGAATAATTTAAATGCTACTCAAAATTTCAGTTCTGTTTTTTATTCTTTTAAAAATGTTGAAGACGGAACGAAATTGATTCTTGAATTAAAAGAAAAAAAAATCAATAGGTTTTTAAAATTTGGTCTGCATTATGATGATTTATTTAAAAGCGGAGCTTTGTTAAATATAACTCAGAAAAAAATATTAGTAAAAAACGATGTGCTTTCATTAGATTTAATATTGGGAGATAATTTTAGGTATAATTTAAACTACTATATTGATAATGGTTTCTATTGGAGTTTTGGAATTAATTCTAGATATTCAACCTTTAACAAAAATATACCGTCAGATTTTAATAATGGAGTTACTTTAACAACATTAGGAATTAGTTCATTGAATGTTGATTATTCTGATTTATCAAACCAACTTTACTTACAAACTATTTTTGCACAAAAATTCTCTATTGGAGGTGGAGCTGAACTAAAACACTTAAGAATTAAATCGGAAACATTGTTAAATACAAACCCTATATTTGATAAAAGTGATTATTTTTCACTTTTCGGATATTTAAAATTCGACACTTTTAATCAAAAATATTTTCCAAAAAAAGGAGCTTACTTTAATGGTGAAATAAAGTCGTTTGTGTATTCATCTGATTATAATGATGATTTCGAAAATTTTTCAATTGTAAAAGGAGATGTCGCTGTAGTTCAAACATTTTTCAAAAAAATTGCGGTTAAATTACAATCAGAAGCAGGTTTTGCAATTGGTGAAAAAAGCATAAATTCTTTTGATTTTGCTTTAGGTGGTTATGGTTTTGCAAGCTTAAATAACTTTAGGCCATTTCTGGGTTATGATTTTGTAAGTTTGCTTGGAGATAGTTATATAAAAGGAAGTGTAGTTGCAGACTATGAGATTTTTAAGAAACATCATATAGAATTCACGGCAAACTATGCAAACATTGGAACTAATATTTTTGAAGATGACACTTGGGTGTCTAAGCCAATGTATTCTGGTTATGGAGTTGGCTATGGATTTGAAACTATTATTGGGCCAATAGAAGTAAAGCATTCTTGGTCTCCAGAAACCGGCAAACATTTTACCTGGTTTACGGTTGGATTTTACTTTTAA
- a CDS encoding pyridoxal phosphate-dependent decarboxylase family protein, with the protein MKYWKKLKQEQLKERVQKALFENVNFSKDISLGYPASKLDGKVFYDDAPFLKDAPTLQTYVANPNNIGCHTFGTSETAFSGTQEIEREVLNVLATDVFNLDEFDGYIAPGGTEANIQAIWVFRNYFMHNFDAKLSEIVILASEDTHYSIPKASNLLQIEWMKIPVHFNERNIDKTALEQIIVDAKANGKKYFIAVSNMGTTMFGSVDNPDDYTSLLEKHNVTYKLHIDGAYGGFVYPFSNKDSVINFSNPKISSITIDAHKMLQAPYGTGVFICRKGLIENVLTKEAEYVEGMDLTLCGSRSGANAVAVWMILFTYGPNGWFEKISILQMRTQFLCNELDKLNISYFREPHMNIVTIHAENIPHEIAEKYDLVPQQHNDDNKWYKIVLMDHVEIEHLTTFIDELKAFLHV; encoded by the coding sequence ATGAAGTACTGGAAAAAGTTAAAACAAGAACAGTTAAAAGAAAGAGTACAAAAAGCATTATTTGAAAATGTAAATTTTTCTAAAGATATTTCTTTGGGTTACCCCGCATCAAAATTAGACGGAAAAGTTTTTTATGACGATGCTCCCTTTTTAAAAGACGCTCCTACCTTACAAACGTATGTCGCTAATCCAAACAATATTGGCTGCCATACTTTTGGAACTTCTGAAACTGCTTTTAGCGGTACACAAGAAATTGAGCGCGAAGTTTTAAATGTTTTAGCCACAGACGTTTTTAATCTTGATGAATTTGATGGATACATTGCTCCTGGAGGAACTGAGGCAAACATTCAAGCTATTTGGGTATTTAGAAATTATTTCATGCATAATTTTGACGCAAAATTATCGGAAATTGTCATTTTAGCTTCAGAAGACACGCATTATTCCATTCCAAAAGCTTCTAACTTATTGCAAATTGAATGGATGAAAATTCCGGTTCATTTCAATGAAAGAAATATTGACAAAACAGCTTTAGAACAAATTATTGTAGATGCCAAAGCAAATGGTAAAAAATACTTTATTGCAGTTTCTAATATGGGTACAACTATGTTTGGTTCGGTTGATAATCCAGACGATTATACTTCACTTTTAGAAAAGCACAATGTGACATATAAATTACATATTGATGGCGCTTACGGCGGATTTGTTTATCCGTTTAGTAATAAAGATTCAGTAATTAACTTTAGTAATCCTAAAATTAGTTCAATTACAATTGATGCACATAAAATGCTACAAGCTCCATACGGAACTGGTGTTTTCATTTGTCGTAAAGGATTAATTGAAAACGTACTTACTAAAGAAGCCGAATATGTAGAAGGAATGGATTTAACGCTTTGCGGAAGTCGTTCTGGCGCAAATGCGGTAGCGGTTTGGATGATATTATTTACATATGGACCAAACGGTTGGTTTGAAAAAATAAGCATCTTACAAATGCGCACACAATTTCTTTGTAATGAATTAGACAAACTAAATATTTCATATTTCAGAGAACCACACATGAACATTGTAACCATTCATGCAGAAAATATTCCTCATGAAATTGCAGAAAAATACGATTTAGTACCTCAACAACACAATGATGACAACAAATGGTATAAAATTGTACTCATGGACCACGTAGAAATAGAACATTTAACTACTTTTATAGACGAATTGAAAGCGTTTTTACATGTTTAA
- a CDS encoding TonB-dependent receptor, producing the protein MKGYSAFYFILISNFIFSQTILKGTLKDVENNLVSNLSVVVYDNEENILGYAISDFDGNYSLSFSTNLENVNLKIKGFNFETISETIENTSQIKNFVLQPSVTQLKEVIVKENIIKQKGDTISYNVASFASEKDRTIADVLSKMPGIDVLSDGKILYQGKPINKYYIEGLDLLEGKYNLANKNLPFNQVSKVQVLENHQPIKLLDSLTFSENAALNIKLKNNISFTGQAELGIGTNPILYHANITPMLFSKTRQIIASYQANNVGNNISNQNKVLTIEDLIDKLDANNEKEDWLSIQALSAPSFSEKRWLNNNTHLASVNFLQKLKNELQLKANFSYFNDYQQQNGYAQTNFYTIADTIKLLEIKQNKIFTNNLDANITLEQNTKKKYFKNKFQYKAFWDSQTGYLNVNNSEIQQRLSNQYFTINNNFKRVFVIGKQLFTIHSNVALSKTPQNLIVSPGQFGDLLNNGDNYQLLQQNAKSTKLITNNALNFTKALHSFTINQRLGFLYENENLNSEIVVNNTILNSTDFHNNLSFNKYKIYLEPQIQFKKNNWRLEFKAPVNNYFFKWQHTQNLNNQKNKIAFEPKINISKELNALWKISTSYNRSFQFGKTNQIYGGYILTNYRNIQRFNAVLPESISNSYNLGVNYKNPISSWFGYVFYTFSNTQNNILYNSSINQFGAVEVQAVQMDNKRKNYNVNFKLSKYVSKINSTFSFNSIFSQSIFSQLINNNLNQIANNNIVLEFKINSEIVKWFEVEMKSNSSFSKNKIGSSKIKTITNQLHSLNLNFYPKELHYFAFNTEFLINNSFDKNNEYNFLDFLYRYTWKKKNIDFEFQLNNIFNTANYTTISVSNFSYVETNFQLRPRQVFFKMRFSL; encoded by the coding sequence ATGAAGGGTTATTCAGCATTTTATTTCATACTAATTTCAAATTTTATTTTTTCTCAAACAATTTTAAAAGGTACTTTAAAAGACGTTGAAAATAATCTAGTTTCAAACTTGAGTGTTGTTGTTTACGACAATGAAGAAAACATTTTAGGCTATGCTATTTCCGATTTTGATGGAAATTATTCACTTTCTTTTTCAACCAATTTAGAAAATGTTAACTTAAAAATAAAAGGCTTTAATTTTGAAACAATTTCAGAAACAATAGAAAACACTTCCCAAATAAAAAACTTTGTACTACAGCCTTCAGTAACTCAATTAAAAGAAGTAATAGTAAAGGAAAATATAATAAAACAAAAAGGCGATACTATTAGTTATAATGTTGCCTCGTTTGCAAGTGAAAAAGACAGAACAATAGCCGATGTGTTGTCTAAAATGCCTGGAATTGATGTGTTATCTGATGGAAAAATTTTATATCAAGGCAAACCGATTAATAAATACTATATTGAAGGTTTAGATTTATTAGAAGGAAAATATAATTTAGCAAATAAAAATTTACCATTTAATCAAGTTTCAAAAGTTCAAGTTTTAGAAAACCATCAGCCTATAAAATTATTAGATAGCCTAACTTTTTCTGAAAACGCAGCATTAAATATTAAATTAAAAAATAATATTTCGTTTACAGGTCAAGCAGAATTAGGTATTGGAACAAATCCAATATTATATCATGCGAATATTACACCAATGCTTTTTTCTAAAACAAGGCAAATTATTGCTTCGTATCAAGCTAATAATGTGGGTAATAATATAAGCAATCAAAATAAAGTATTAACTATCGAGGATTTAATTGATAAATTGGATGCAAATAATGAAAAAGAGGATTGGCTATCTATTCAGGCTTTAAGTGCTCCAAGTTTTTCCGAAAAGCGGTGGCTTAATAATAACACGCATTTAGCATCGGTAAATTTCTTACAAAAGCTAAAAAACGAACTTCAATTAAAAGCCAATTTTTCGTATTTTAATGATTATCAACAGCAAAATGGATATGCTCAAACAAATTTTTATACAATAGCCGATACAATTAAGCTTTTAGAAATAAAACAAAATAAAATTTTCACAAACAATCTTGATGCAAACATTACGCTAGAACAGAATACTAAAAAGAAATACTTTAAAAATAAATTTCAGTATAAAGCTTTTTGGGATAGTCAAACGGGTTATTTAAATGTAAATAATTCGGAAATTCAACAACGTTTAAGTAATCAGTACTTTACTATAAATAATAATTTCAAACGAGTTTTTGTTATAGGCAAACAATTGTTTACAATACATTCTAATGTAGCATTAAGTAAAACGCCTCAAAACCTTATTGTTTCTCCAGGTCAATTTGGAGATTTACTTAATAATGGAGATAATTATCAATTGTTACAACAAAATGCAAAAAGCACTAAATTAATTACGAATAATGCTTTAAACTTTACTAAAGCACTACATTCATTTACTATAAATCAACGTTTGGGATTTTTGTATGAAAATGAAAATCTTAATTCTGAAATAGTTGTAAATAATACAATACTAAATTCAACAGATTTTCATAATAATCTTAGTTTTAATAAGTATAAAATTTATTTAGAGCCACAAATTCAATTCAAAAAAAACAATTGGCGGCTTGAGTTTAAAGCACCTGTAAATAATTATTTTTTTAAATGGCAACACACACAAAATTTAAACAATCAGAAAAATAAGATTGCTTTTGAACCTAAGATAAATATTTCAAAAGAACTTAATGCTTTATGGAAAATAAGTACAAGTTACAACAGAAGCTTTCAATTTGGGAAAACCAATCAAATTTATGGAGGTTACATTTTAACTAATTATAGAAATATTCAACGTTTTAATGCGGTTTTACCAGAAAGTATTAGCAACAGTTATAATTTAGGTGTGAATTATAAAAACCCTATATCATCTTGGTTTGGCTATGTTTTTTATACGTTTTCAAATACACAAAATAATATTTTATACAATTCTTCAATTAATCAGTTTGGAGCGGTAGAAGTGCAAGCCGTTCAAATGGATAATAAAAGAAAAAATTATAATGTAAATTTCAAATTAAGTAAATATGTGTCTAAAATTAATTCAACTTTTAGTTTTAACTCAATCTTTTCGCAATCAATTTTCTCACAATTAATTAATAACAATTTAAATCAAATTGCAAACAATAATATAGTTTTAGAATTTAAAATTAATTCAGAAATAGTAAAATGGTTTGAAGTTGAGATGAAATCGAATTCTAGTTTTTCTAAAAACAAAATAGGAAGTTCCAAAATCAAAACTATTACAAATCAACTGCATAGTTTAAATTTAAATTTTTATCCAAAAGAACTGCATTATTTTGCTTTTAACACAGAATTTTTAATTAATAATTCATTCGATAAAAATAACGAATATAATTTTTTAGATTTTTTATATCGTTATACTTGGAAAAAGAAAAATATTGATTTCGAATTTCAATTAAATAATATTTTTAACACGGCAAACTATACAACAATTTCAGTTTCCAATTTTAGTTATGTTGAAACAAATTTTCAATTAAGACCTAGACAAGTTTTTTTTAAAATGCGATTTTCACTTTAA
- a CDS encoding succinylglutamate desuccinylase/aspartoacylase family protein: MKNNNIIQLLGETILPGESKTIEVEIAKLHTMTKLKIPIIIERSKIEGPVVLFSAGLHGDEINGTEIVRQLIINKINKPKCGTIICIPIINIFGFVNQSRQFPDGRDLNRVFPGSKNGSLASRFAHFLVKDVIPVVDYAVDFHAGGASRFNAAQIRIIPNNAELKELAKVFNAPFTLYSKNIQGSFRNASTKLGVKMLLFEGGKSLDLNAEITEEGVDGAKRFLAHLDMLNPKKEANFTYDETLFIEKSNWIRAHFSGMFIGLIKAGSFVNKGDILATISDPFGKVEHKVKAPNDGYLINVNDAPIVYQGDAIFHISTKLEE, encoded by the coding sequence ATGAAAAACAACAACATCATACAACTTTTAGGCGAAACCATTTTACCTGGTGAAAGCAAAACTATTGAAGTAGAAATTGCAAAATTACACACCATGACCAAGCTTAAAATTCCGATAATTATAGAGCGATCTAAAATTGAAGGTCCGGTTGTATTATTTAGTGCTGGGTTACATGGCGATGAAATTAACGGAACCGAAATTGTACGACAATTAATTATAAATAAAATAAATAAACCAAAGTGCGGAACCATAATTTGCATTCCAATTATCAATATTTTTGGATTTGTAAACCAAAGTCGTCAATTTCCTGATGGTCGCGATTTAAATCGTGTTTTTCCAGGAAGTAAAAATGGCTCCTTAGCAAGCAGATTTGCACACTTTTTAGTAAAAGACGTTATTCCGGTTGTAGATTATGCGGTCGATTTTCATGCCGGCGGAGCAAGTCGTTTTAACGCCGCTCAAATAAGAATTATCCCAAATAATGCAGAATTAAAGGAATTGGCAAAAGTATTCAATGCCCCGTTTACACTTTATTCTAAAAACATTCAAGGTTCGTTTAGAAATGCTTCTACAAAACTAGGTGTAAAAATGTTGCTTTTTGAAGGTGGAAAATCATTAGACTTAAATGCTGAAATTACTGAAGAAGGTGTTGACGGAGCAAAACGTTTCTTAGCACATTTAGACATGCTAAACCCTAAAAAAGAAGCTAATTTTACCTACGACGAAACGTTATTTATAGAAAAATCAAATTGGATTAGAGCTCACTTTTCAGGAATGTTTATTGGTTTAATAAAAGCTGGGAGCTTTGTAAATAAAGGTGATATACTGGCAACTATTTCAGATCCATTTGGAAAAGTAGAGCACAAAGTTAAAGCACCAAATGACGGCTATTTAATCAATGTAAATGATGCGCCAATTGTCTATCAAGGAGATGCTATTTTTCACATATCTACCAAATTAGAAGAGTAA
- a CDS encoding 5-formyltetrahydrofolate cyclo-ligase: MFKKELRKKYKGKREKLTEQEIEEKSLAIANQLVQLDIWDKTYYHLFLPIEEQKEVNSEYILNILQAKDKEIVISKSDFATTSMLHFLLTENTKIKKNDYNIPEPINGLNVPTEMIDVVFVPLLAYDKLGNRIGYGKGFYDKFLSECKPGVVKIGLSFFEPEELIEDVFENDVKLDFCVTSDEIIEF, from the coding sequence ATGTTTAAGAAAGAATTAAGGAAAAAGTATAAAGGAAAAAGGGAAAAGTTAACCGAACAAGAAATTGAAGAGAAGAGTTTGGCTATAGCGAATCAATTGGTTCAACTGGACATTTGGGATAAAACCTATTACCATTTATTTTTACCTATTGAAGAACAAAAAGAAGTTAATTCTGAATATATTTTAAATATTTTACAAGCAAAAGATAAAGAAATTGTGATTTCTAAAAGTGATTTCGCCACTACTTCCATGTTGCATTTTTTACTAACAGAAAACACCAAGATTAAAAAAAACGATTACAATATTCCGGAACCTATTAATGGTTTAAATGTCCCTACAGAAATGATTGATGTAGTTTTTGTACCTCTTTTAGCGTATGATAAATTAGGAAATCGTATAGGCTATGGAAAAGGGTTTTACGATAAGTTTTTAAGTGAATGCAAACCCGGAGTTGTCAAAATAGGGCTTTCGTTCTTTGAACCTGAAGAATTAATTGAAGATGTTTTTGAAAATGATGTGAAATTGGATTTTTGTGTGACGAGTGATGAGATTATAGAATTTTAA